A window from Actinomycetota bacterium encodes these proteins:
- a CDS encoding response regulator transcription factor, whose product MRSAGVVDVEMAWRFPLTSADVWDALARVGQDGVVATVLVVEDEREIRELLRRYLERADHAVLSTGSGAEALRMLRESTPDLVLLDLGLPDIDGLEVLSAASEVGIPVVALTARSSVEDRIRGLERGADDYVTKPFSPREVVLRVAAVLSRGAHERATGLVSYGGGRLRIDELQHAGWIDGRTMDLTPTEWGVLTALADSPGRVYSRSALVNRVRGYEFAGYERIIDSHVKNLRRKLGPDNADIVETVLGHGYRLGVTRDG is encoded by the coding sequence ATGCGCAGTGCCGGTGTGGTCGATGTGGAGATGGCATGGAGATTTCCGCTCACATCGGCCGATGTGTGGGATGCGCTGGCCAGAGTTGGGCAGGATGGAGTTGTGGCAACGGTTCTGGTCGTGGAGGACGAACGCGAGATACGCGAACTCCTGCGCCGATATCTGGAGCGTGCTGATCACGCAGTTCTGAGTACAGGCTCTGGTGCGGAGGCGCTGCGGATGCTCCGGGAGTCCACCCCGGACCTCGTTCTCCTAGACCTTGGACTCCCCGACATCGACGGTCTGGAGGTCCTGTCTGCCGCGTCGGAGGTAGGCATCCCCGTGGTTGCCCTTACTGCGCGCAGTTCCGTGGAGGACCGGATTCGCGGTCTCGAGCGCGGTGCCGATGACTACGTCACGAAGCCGTTCTCGCCTCGAGAGGTGGTGCTTCGAGTGGCTGCAGTACTCAGCCGTGGCGCGCATGAGCGGGCCACCGGTCTGGTCAGTTATGGGGGCGGCCGCCTGCGCATCGACGAGCTCCAGCACGCGGGCTGGATCGATGGAAGGACGATGGATCTCACACCTACTGAGTGGGGGGTGCTCACTGCCCTGGCAGACTCGCCGGGCCGCGTGTACTCCCGCTCGGCTCTGGTGAATCGTGTGCGAGGTTACGAGTTCGCCGGATACGAACGCATCATCGACTCGCATGTGAAGAATCTGCGCCGCAAGCTTGGGCCCGACAACGCGGACATTGTGGAGACGGTGTTGGGTCACGGATATCGCTTGGGCGTCACGCGCGATGGCTGA
- a CDS encoding HAMP domain-containing sensor histidine kinase encodes MADNSRRVGPLGARLLAAFMIVALSSIVVLTMAALIGTSQGITAGQDAQRQELAVAVAEEAAQSYATAGDWSSADLNSIVLMASSAGAQVVVREPSGEVVLASQGSVGQNIAGMGRGGVVADVVVNGAVVGSVRLGFGAAQGPSTIQTVAWTWILIAAAAAIVTALLVAWFVYRSIARPLVRLSDSARLFAAGNRSARAAADDADAPGELGDLARAFDETADAVVRSEQARRQMSADVAHELRTPLAALQAGLEELRDGLVAPDHERLSSLHQQSVRLGRVVGDLADLSSAETAALTLHCIPLNLADVVRAAVDAARPTLDSEGIAVSAHLSADVIVDADPDRLHQAVGNLLGNAAHYCHSGDHVDVSVLASDGSAVIVVADSGPGIDPESLPRVFDRLWRGQSGHETAGTGIGLAIVRELVVAHGGTVHVASDGHSGTAFTVKLPLLHR; translated from the coding sequence ATGGCTGATAACTCCCGCCGCGTTGGGCCATTGGGTGCCCGACTCCTGGCCGCGTTCATGATCGTCGCACTCTCATCCATCGTTGTGCTCACCATGGCGGCGCTCATCGGAACCTCTCAAGGAATTACGGCCGGCCAGGATGCCCAGCGGCAGGAGCTCGCCGTTGCCGTGGCCGAAGAAGCCGCCCAGTCATATGCAACAGCAGGAGATTGGAGCAGTGCGGATCTGAACTCCATCGTGCTCATGGCCTCCTCGGCTGGAGCCCAGGTGGTGGTGCGGGAGCCTTCTGGTGAGGTCGTGCTGGCATCGCAGGGAAGCGTCGGTCAAAACATTGCAGGGATGGGGCGTGGCGGTGTTGTTGCAGATGTCGTCGTCAACGGCGCAGTCGTCGGATCGGTGCGGCTGGGATTCGGTGCCGCCCAGGGGCCATCGACTATTCAGACGGTCGCCTGGACCTGGATCCTGATCGCGGCTGCAGCGGCCATCGTGACGGCGCTCTTGGTCGCGTGGTTTGTCTATCGCAGCATCGCGCGTCCGCTCGTGAGACTGTCTGACTCGGCTCGATTGTTCGCGGCGGGCAACCGCTCAGCGCGCGCTGCGGCCGACGACGCTGATGCTCCGGGCGAACTCGGCGACTTAGCACGGGCCTTCGATGAGACTGCCGACGCCGTTGTTCGGTCCGAGCAAGCTCGCCGACAGATGTCGGCAGACGTTGCTCATGAGCTGCGAACGCCGCTCGCCGCATTGCAGGCTGGTTTGGAGGAACTGCGCGACGGACTCGTGGCACCTGACCATGAGCGCCTGAGTTCGCTTCATCAACAGTCGGTTCGGCTCGGACGAGTTGTAGGCGATCTCGCGGATCTGTCGTCGGCCGAGACCGCGGCGCTGACCTTGCATTGCATCCCTTTGAATCTGGCCGACGTTGTGCGAGCAGCCGTGGACGCAGCTCGACCGACCTTGGACTCTGAGGGCATCGCTGTGTCGGCGCATTTGAGCGCAGATGTCATAGTCGATGCAGACCCAGACCGTTTGCACCAGGCCGTGGGGAACCTGCTCGGGAATGCAGCGCACTACTGCCACTCGGGGGATCACGTGGATGTGTCAGTTCTGGCATCCGATGGCTCTGCGGTGATCGTGGTCGCAGACAGCGGACCTGGCATTGATCCAGAAAGCCTCCCGCGCGTGTTCGATCGGCTGTGGCGCGGTCAGTCGGGTCATGAAACGGCGGGGACGGGTATTGGTCTTGCCATCGTCCGTGAACTCGTTGTGGCCCATGGTGGAACAGTGCACGTCGCCTCCGACGGTCATTCGGGCACGGCGTTCACGGTGAAGTTGCCGCTCTTGCATCGGTAG
- a CDS encoding SDR family oxidoreductase: protein MDYGISGRVAIVSGGSRGIGRAIAAALASEGAKVVIASRTQANLDETLAELEELAPGNVHAISASMTDPASIERVVAESRDRFGPISIAISNVIGHVIDAKKEGSGPGAGTFESMSTDGYREEFGQLLISSWALARACVPDMRQAGWGRICNISSGVAREPSTFLPHLLPNVVRPSTAGMHRLFAARLAPDGITVNNILTGSILTERNRSYWVWLARERGITVAEATQDMTDRIPIGRFGEPSEIADLVAFLCSDRAGMVTGQSIPVGGGGSAHL, encoded by the coding sequence ATGGACTATGGGATCTCGGGCCGGGTGGCCATCGTGTCCGGCGGCAGTCGCGGCATCGGCCGCGCGATAGCAGCCGCGCTCGCCAGTGAGGGAGCCAAGGTCGTCATCGCTTCGCGCACTCAGGCCAACTTGGACGAGACCCTCGCCGAGCTGGAGGAGCTTGCGCCGGGCAATGTGCACGCGATCTCAGCCAGCATGACTGACCCGGCCAGCATCGAGCGTGTTGTTGCCGAATCGCGTGATCGCTTCGGACCGATCAGTATCGCCATCAGTAACGTCATTGGCCATGTGATCGATGCGAAGAAGGAGGGTTCGGGCCCAGGGGCCGGAACTTTCGAGTCGATGTCGACCGATGGTTATCGTGAAGAGTTCGGGCAGTTGCTGATCTCGTCCTGGGCCTTGGCACGTGCGTGTGTGCCAGACATGCGGCAGGCGGGCTGGGGTCGCATCTGCAACATCAGCTCTGGGGTTGCACGCGAGCCAAGCACCTTTCTTCCGCACCTGCTTCCCAATGTCGTGCGGCCATCCACAGCCGGAATGCACCGCCTGTTTGCGGCTCGGCTGGCGCCAGACGGCATCACGGTAAACAACATTCTCACTGGCTCCATCCTGACCGAACGCAATCGCTCCTACTGGGTATGGCTGGCGCGCGAGCGAGGCATCACCGTCGCGGAAGCAACGCAGGACATGACCGATCGGATCCCCATCGGTCGATTCGGTGAGCCTTCTGAGATAGCGGACTTGGTGGCCTTCCTGTGCTCTGATCGCGCGGGCATGGTCACCGGGCAATCGATCCCGGTTGGCGGCGGCGGCAGCGCTCACCTTTGA
- a CDS encoding DNA repair exonuclease encodes MTIEASADRRRPATLVHTSDCHLARDEGGPAQLAFEAVVTLAIARRADVLLIAGDLFDHSRVGPEIVSWVAAQFNRFPGPVVLLVGNHDCLDDASVHHRHDLRAVCDRLIMLDDPDGKRVELPGSDIAIWGRAMVEHAPHFQPLANAPVGQSDRWSVIAAHGLLDAEAGRSSPIRSDELADLTADYVALGHIHVHTVVRVSPPIRYSGSTYSHGHGKSGCLVVDFIPGDGAIVEWVSLDDWL; translated from the coding sequence ATGACAATCGAAGCCAGCGCTGATCGACGTCGGCCCGCGACCTTGGTGCACACATCTGACTGTCACCTTGCGCGCGACGAGGGTGGTCCAGCGCAACTGGCTTTTGAGGCAGTGGTCACTTTGGCCATAGCTCGGCGAGCTGACGTGCTACTGATCGCTGGAGACTTGTTCGATCACAGTCGGGTTGGCCCAGAGATCGTGTCGTGGGTTGCTGCTCAGTTCAATCGCTTTCCGGGGCCAGTTGTACTGCTTGTCGGCAATCACGACTGTCTTGATGACGCTTCCGTGCACCATCGACACGATCTTCGCGCAGTGTGCGATCGGCTCATCATGCTTGACGACCCGGACGGGAAGCGCGTGGAGCTCCCGGGTTCGGACATTGCGATTTGGGGACGTGCGATGGTCGAGCATGCTCCGCATTTCCAGCCCTTGGCCAACGCACCTGTTGGACAAAGTGATCGCTGGAGTGTGATTGCAGCGCACGGATTATTGGACGCTGAGGCAGGGCGGTCTTCGCCTATAAGGTCTGATGAACTCGCGGACTTGACTGCAGACTATGTGGCTCTAGGGCATATACATGTGCACACGGTCGTTCGCGTGAGTCCACCCATACGTTATTCGGGATCCACCTACTCGCATGGACACGGCAAGAGCGGCTGCCTGGTTGTGGACTTCATTCCAGGAGATGGGGCGATTGTGGAGTGGGTGTCGCTGGACGACTGGCTGTAG
- a CDS encoding MscL family protein encodes MKGFKNFLMRGSVVEVAVALVIALAFAALIAAFTKAIISPILAAFGPSDGIGLGWLIKSGNPNTFVDIGGLITAVITFLVFMSVIYFVIVVPYKAVQARRGITAFGDPAPAKTCPACLSDDLPLAASKCKYCGTEQSPSPA; translated from the coding sequence ATGAAGGGCTTCAAGAACTTCCTGATGCGCGGCAGCGTGGTCGAGGTGGCAGTGGCATTGGTCATCGCGCTGGCGTTCGCGGCCCTGATTGCGGCCTTCACCAAGGCCATCATCAGTCCGATTCTCGCAGCGTTCGGACCAAGCGACGGTATCGGCTTGGGGTGGCTCATCAAGTCCGGCAACCCCAACACTTTCGTTGACATCGGCGGGCTGATCACAGCGGTCATCACCTTCTTGGTGTTCATGTCCGTCATCTATTTCGTCATCGTTGTTCCCTACAAGGCCGTGCAGGCGCGGCGCGGCATCACTGCGTTCGGCGATCCAGCGCCGGCAAAGACTTGCCCGGCCTGCCTGTCAGATGATCTTCCGCTAGCGGCCAGCAAGTGCAAGTACTGCGGCACTGAGCAATCACCGTCGCCTGCGTAG
- a CDS encoding CocE/NonD family hydrolase, translated as MRSLMDVFIPMRDGIRIPVDIYLPDGDGPFPTVLIRTPYIKSAPDLQPPAPRPQAVMLNPEGRSNSVMLRLMNALPAMNVLPLIDEGYAVVVGDSRGTGHAEGIYDYYNVDGGPLDGYDTIEWLAEQEWSDGNIGLWGISGSGVLALTAAVTAPPHLKAVVASAHAVDFYHDQWFPGGVYRFEDRVRWALVMQGPTAPQDPGHPKAEGYEDKRRVFAARYARFYERMREGNSMLDLDWATASTRHEDFDDYWSRYDFTERLENISAPTLATGVFFDHFIGGTTRMFAGVRAPKRMVLVPGMLDITGEVGDAGVADLYIRWFDRFLKGVDNDVDKEAPVRLHLTGSGDVIESQSWPPAEAEPWALHLAVNADNSLELSTESGPVSSLDLVHNPDAPNPSPMDTADQRPFDAGALVFTSAPLEERVVIAGEPLLTLSADPLPADIDLAVRLSDVQPDGASQLLGTGQLRVRANASAQVIELRLQPVAFDVEPGHCIRLAIAASDFPFLAIRPNPATLTLQFGSGVEVLSLPRLHS; from the coding sequence ATGCGCTCACTCATGGATGTGTTCATCCCCATGCGAGATGGCATCCGCATTCCAGTCGACATCTACCTGCCGGACGGAGATGGTCCGTTCCCAACCGTGCTCATTCGCACTCCGTACATCAAGTCGGCGCCGGATCTGCAGCCGCCCGCGCCGCGGCCTCAGGCGGTGATGTTGAACCCAGAGGGCAGGTCAAACAGCGTGATGCTGAGGCTGATGAACGCCCTGCCAGCGATGAATGTCCTTCCGCTCATCGACGAGGGCTATGCAGTCGTGGTGGGGGACAGTCGCGGTACCGGCCATGCCGAGGGGATCTACGACTACTACAACGTTGATGGCGGCCCGCTTGACGGGTACGACACGATCGAATGGCTGGCGGAGCAGGAGTGGTCAGACGGCAATATCGGTTTGTGGGGGATCTCAGGCAGTGGGGTGCTCGCTCTGACTGCGGCGGTGACCGCGCCACCGCATCTGAAGGCAGTCGTTGCTTCTGCGCACGCTGTTGACTTCTATCACGACCAGTGGTTCCCGGGCGGTGTCTATCGTTTCGAGGATCGGGTCCGTTGGGCCCTGGTCATGCAGGGTCCAACGGCGCCACAGGATCCTGGCCATCCCAAAGCAGAGGGCTATGAAGACAAGCGGCGTGTGTTCGCGGCGCGTTACGCCCGTTTCTATGAACGCATGCGCGAAGGCAACAGCATGCTCGACCTTGACTGGGCTACTGCAAGCACGCGACACGAGGATTTCGATGACTACTGGAGCCGCTACGACTTCACCGAACGACTTGAGAACATCTCCGCACCGACCCTTGCCACCGGCGTGTTCTTCGACCACTTCATCGGTGGAACGACTCGGATGTTCGCTGGTGTTCGTGCGCCAAAACGCATGGTCTTAGTGCCAGGAATGCTTGATATCACAGGCGAAGTAGGCGATGCGGGCGTAGCCGATCTCTATATTCGCTGGTTCGACCGATTCCTGAAAGGCGTCGACAATGATGTCGACAAGGAGGCGCCGGTTCGTCTGCATCTCACCGGTTCGGGAGATGTCATTGAGTCGCAGTCGTGGCCCCCTGCCGAAGCCGAACCATGGGCGCTACACCTCGCAGTGAACGCCGATAATTCGCTGGAACTGTCAACAGAGTCCGGCCCTGTCAGCTCGCTGGATCTGGTGCACAATCCCGACGCACCCAACCCGTCGCCGATGGACACTGCAGATCAGCGCCCTTTCGACGCGGGCGCGCTGGTCTTCACCAGTGCTCCGCTTGAGGAGCGAGTTGTCATTGCGGGCGAGCCCTTGCTCACGCTGAGCGCAGATCCTTTGCCGGCCGATATCGACTTGGCCGTTCGGCTTAGCGATGTCCAGCCAGATGGCGCTTCGCAACTGCTGGGTACCGGACAGCTGCGCGTGCGCGCCAATGCCAGTGCTCAAGTCATAGAGCTGCGACTTCAGCCGGTTGCTTTCGACGTTGAGCCTGGCCACTGCATCAGGCTTGCGATTGCTGCGAGCGATTTCCCCTTCCTGGCGATTCGTCCCAACCCAGCAACGCTGACCCTGCAATTCGGCTCGGGAGTCGAGGTCCTGTCGTTGCCAAGGCTGCATTCGTAG
- a CDS encoding LLM class flavin-dependent oxidoreductase, with product MTRTPISLLDLASISEGQDVGEALQASVLLAQRAEALGYHRIWYAEHHNMATIASSATAVLIAHIAAKTERIRLGSGGVMLPNHSPLVIAEQFGTLASLHPGRIDLGLGRAPGTDQTTVLALRRDPRAADTFPRDVIELQGYLSSDSLIEGVNATPGRGTEVPLYILGSSLFGAQLAAQLGLPFAFASHFAPQALHEAIAIYRDRFQPSRQLQQSYVIAALSVMAADTGEQAQVQFELRRRAWVRAMFSRGRTPLTEQEVDAVLMSPQSAMLDQMFTYTALGTTDEVRAFIDNFQHHTGADEIMTVHQAVSAEFRLRSLELLAQAMEISSS from the coding sequence ATGACCAGGACTCCAATCTCCCTGCTGGATCTGGCATCGATCTCTGAAGGCCAAGATGTCGGTGAAGCACTGCAAGCAAGCGTCCTACTTGCTCAGCGCGCAGAAGCCCTTGGCTATCACCGCATTTGGTACGCCGAGCATCACAACATGGCCACTATTGCCTCGTCGGCGACTGCAGTGTTGATCGCCCACATCGCGGCCAAGACCGAACGAATCCGGCTGGGCTCTGGCGGGGTCATGCTGCCCAACCACTCTCCGCTGGTCATCGCAGAACAGTTCGGCACTTTGGCGTCTCTTCATCCGGGCCGCATCGACTTAGGCCTGGGTCGGGCTCCTGGGACAGACCAGACCACGGTGCTTGCGCTTCGCCGGGATCCCCGAGCCGCCGACACCTTTCCAAGAGATGTCATAGAACTGCAGGGCTATCTCTCGTCCGACAGCCTGATTGAGGGAGTCAATGCGACTCCTGGTCGTGGCACAGAAGTTCCGCTGTACATCCTGGGATCCTCGTTGTTCGGCGCGCAACTGGCAGCCCAGTTGGGTTTGCCCTTCGCGTTTGCCTCGCATTTCGCGCCACAAGCACTGCACGAGGCAATCGCCATCTACCGAGATCGCTTTCAGCCCTCGCGGCAACTCCAACAGTCCTATGTCATCGCTGCACTCAGTGTGATGGCTGCTGATACAGGTGAGCAGGCACAGGTGCAGTTCGAACTTCGCCGTCGTGCCTGGGTTCGAGCAATGTTCAGTCGCGGCCGGACCCCACTGACAGAGCAGGAGGTGGACGCGGTGCTGATGTCTCCGCAGTCCGCGATGCTCGATCAGATGTTCACCTACACCGCACTTGGCACGACAGACGAGGTTCGAGCATTCATCGACAATTTCCAGCACCACACGGGAGCTGACGAGATCATGACCGTGCACCAAGCTGTGTCGGCCGAGTTCCGACTGCGTTCTCTTGAGTTGCTAGCACAGGCGATGGAAATCAGCTCAAGCTAG
- a CDS encoding MMPL family transporter, producing MSSFASFTVRRGISWLILVLALLVSAVLLAFGGSASSTATGATAALPVGSQSTTVVELQKRLPASQTLPALVVFSSVNGSALTQADMAAVTSRADALRPLALGGQVSPPAVSTDGTVALVSVPLVASNDVLATADKVGEIRAVVQTQLPAGIQAQVTGPAGFTADIAKVFDGANTNLLLATVLVVAILLIVTYRSPWLWIVPLVVVGLADRVAAVAAGGMAELTGIPVDDAALGILSVLVFGAGTDYALLLISRYRDELRLEPDRYIAMRRALVGAGGAIIGSGFTVVLALLTLLLSTIPTTRGLGLACAVGIVVALIYALVMLPAALVIFGRRLFWPFVPKVGDTPITERHTVWSRIGAQVARRPLAVVIGGSLALAVLALPLFGLRIGLGPTEQFLSKPEAVAGQETLARAFPAGAIDPLAIISPESQSSTVKSRLNSISGVASASAGAAGDGLAQTDVVLLDAPGTAGADQTIRDIRIALADVPDTFVGGSQAQSLDSAAAQTRDMFVIVPLILLLVLAMLVVLLRALVAPVLIVLTVLGTYAAAMGASWWLFTHVFNFPALDTGVALLSFLFLVALGVDYNIFLVTRAKEEARTRGSKEGMLRALAATGGVITSAGILLAAVFAVLGVLPLIALAQIGVVVCIGVLLDTLLVRTVIVPALALITGDRFWWPGSTVASIEEQSAQESLAR from the coding sequence ATGTCGTCTTTTGCCTCGTTCACTGTTCGGCGAGGAATCTCCTGGCTGATCCTCGTACTTGCACTGCTGGTCAGCGCGGTGCTTCTGGCTTTCGGTGGCTCCGCGTCGTCAACAGCCACCGGCGCAACGGCTGCATTGCCCGTCGGGTCGCAATCCACCACCGTGGTCGAACTGCAAAAACGCCTTCCCGCTAGCCAAACCCTTCCGGCGCTGGTCGTCTTCTCCAGTGTCAACGGGTCTGCACTGACTCAAGCTGACATGGCAGCGGTCACAAGCCGAGCCGATGCCCTCAGGCCGCTGGCACTCGGTGGCCAGGTTTCACCCCCAGCCGTTTCGACCGATGGCACTGTTGCGCTCGTCAGCGTTCCACTTGTTGCAAGCAATGACGTATTGGCCACAGCCGACAAGGTTGGTGAGATACGCGCTGTAGTCCAGACTCAACTTCCCGCAGGCATCCAGGCTCAGGTCACTGGTCCCGCTGGCTTCACGGCCGACATCGCCAAGGTCTTTGACGGAGCCAACACGAACCTTCTCCTTGCGACAGTGCTTGTAGTCGCCATTTTGCTCATCGTGACGTATCGCAGCCCTTGGCTTTGGATCGTCCCGCTCGTTGTTGTCGGCCTGGCTGATCGCGTTGCGGCCGTGGCTGCCGGCGGAATGGCCGAGCTCACTGGCATTCCCGTTGATGATGCCGCGCTGGGCATCTTGTCCGTGCTCGTCTTCGGTGCCGGCACCGACTATGCACTCCTGCTCATCTCCCGCTACCGCGACGAGCTTCGCCTGGAGCCCGACCGCTACATAGCCATGCGCCGGGCTCTTGTAGGTGCCGGGGGCGCGATTATCGGCAGTGGCTTCACCGTTGTGCTCGCCCTGCTGACTTTGCTGCTCAGCACGATTCCCACCACACGAGGCCTTGGCCTGGCTTGCGCGGTTGGAATCGTGGTCGCATTGATCTACGCCCTCGTCATGCTGCCCGCGGCTCTCGTCATCTTCGGCCGGCGGCTCTTTTGGCCGTTCGTGCCCAAGGTGGGTGACACTCCCATCACGGAGCGCCACACCGTGTGGTCGCGTATTGGAGCGCAGGTGGCTCGTCGCCCCTTGGCCGTAGTCATCGGCGGCAGCCTTGCATTGGCTGTGCTCGCCCTTCCACTGTTCGGTCTGCGCATTGGGCTGGGTCCCACTGAACAGTTCTTGAGCAAGCCCGAAGCAGTGGCGGGTCAGGAGACCCTCGCGCGCGCATTCCCAGCTGGCGCGATTGATCCGCTGGCCATCATCAGCCCCGAGAGCCAGTCCAGCACAGTCAAGAGCCGGCTCAATTCGATCTCCGGGGTTGCGTCCGCCTCGGCGGGAGCCGCCGGTGATGGCTTGGCTCAAACCGATGTCGTCTTGCTTGATGCGCCGGGCACAGCCGGCGCAGACCAGACCATCCGAGATATCCGGATAGCACTTGCCGACGTGCCTGACACGTTTGTCGGTGGAAGCCAAGCTCAGTCGCTTGACTCTGCCGCAGCGCAAACGCGCGACATGTTCGTGATCGTGCCTCTCATCCTGCTGCTGGTACTTGCGATGCTGGTGGTCCTGCTTCGCGCCCTGGTCGCACCGGTACTGATTGTGTTAACCGTGCTCGGCACATACGCAGCAGCGATGGGCGCATCGTGGTGGTTGTTCACCCACGTATTCAATTTCCCAGCGCTGGACACCGGTGTCGCTCTGCTTTCCTTCCTGTTCCTAGTGGCCCTTGGCGTGGACTACAACATCTTCCTGGTGACGCGCGCCAAGGAGGAGGCGCGAACTCGCGGGAGCAAAGAGGGGATGCTCAGAGCCCTTGCAGCAACGGGCGGGGTCATCACCAGTGCTGGCATCCTGCTTGCCGCCGTCTTTGCCGTGCTTGGCGTGCTTCCTCTGATAGCCCTCGCCCAAATCGGCGTGGTCGTGTGCATCGGTGTGCTGCTTGACACATTGCTTGTGCGTACCGTCATCGTCCCAGCTCTGGCGCTCATCACCGGAGACCGATTCTGGTGGCCCGGCAGCACTGTTGCATCGATAGAAGAGCAGAGCGCGCAGGAAAGCCTCGCCCGGTGA
- a CDS encoding MarR family transcriptional regulator, which produces MDRKGTSDATQGDSHEAIAWVDQWQPSSPLTALQELLALAPRVRQAVADRLQLHVGDLLAIEHLVAEPIGPVELSRRIGLTSAAATVAVDRLQERGHVVREADPKDGRRTRVVVTESGRADVFAELLPMFQALASASQDLSERDSEVVEAFLNRAADAMRSLL; this is translated from the coding sequence ATGGATCGTAAAGGAACGAGCGACGCGACACAAGGCGACTCCCATGAGGCAATCGCCTGGGTTGATCAATGGCAGCCAAGCAGTCCGCTGACTGCCCTACAGGAATTGCTCGCCCTTGCCCCCAGGGTTCGTCAGGCAGTGGCGGACAGACTGCAATTGCACGTGGGCGATCTCCTGGCGATCGAGCACTTGGTCGCCGAACCCATCGGACCGGTGGAGTTGTCGCGGCGCATTGGGCTTACTTCGGCGGCAGCAACTGTTGCCGTGGATCGTCTGCAGGAACGTGGCCATGTTGTGCGCGAAGCCGATCCCAAGGACGGGCGACGAACGCGAGTGGTGGTGACGGAGTCTGGCCGAGCCGATGTGTTCGCCGAACTCCTTCCCATGTTCCAAGCTCTGGCTTCAGCCTCGCAGGATCTGTCCGAGCGCGACAGTGAAGTCGTCGAGGCCTTCTTGAACCGAGCAGCCGATGCCATGCGCAGTCTGCTGTAG
- a CDS encoding alpha/beta hydrolase — protein sequence MTVQSAPSELDSAPTWFTEAIADAPEHVDIAIRGANVHARVWGDRSLPGLMLLHGGSAHSGWWDHVAPQLARANRVVAVDLSGHGDSEWRESYSMSLWADEVMTVATELIDGPPVLIAHSMGGGVALAAAAEHPDSVAGLIVIDTALDPRRLERDGMRPALRPPRIHETFEGAVARFRTIPEQDVVLPYVGKHVAEQSLKQVEGGWTWKYDPNFFGQTPGKSMSDMLNALKCPTVCFRAEFGLVTPQMAQELQGLVGHKIPFVELPKAGHHPMLDQPLALIAGISTALELWIRPRR from the coding sequence ATGACAGTTCAATCTGCCCCCAGCGAGCTTGACTCGGCTCCGACCTGGTTCACCGAGGCGATCGCAGATGCGCCTGAGCATGTGGACATTGCGATTCGCGGAGCAAATGTGCACGCCCGGGTGTGGGGCGATCGTTCGCTTCCCGGACTGATGCTGCTGCATGGCGGATCCGCTCACTCGGGCTGGTGGGATCACGTTGCTCCGCAGCTCGCGCGCGCGAATCGGGTCGTGGCGGTTGATCTGTCAGGTCATGGTGACAGCGAGTGGCGCGAGAGCTACAGCATGTCCTTGTGGGCCGATGAAGTGATGACAGTCGCCACTGAGCTGATTGATGGACCTCCGGTTCTCATCGCTCACAGCATGGGGGGCGGAGTCGCCCTGGCTGCCGCCGCCGAACACCCGGACTCCGTCGCCGGGCTCATCGTGATTGATACCGCTTTGGACCCGCGTCGTTTGGAACGAGACGGTATGCGACCAGCACTGCGACCTCCTCGCATCCATGAGACCTTCGAGGGTGCCGTCGCGCGATTCCGCACCATTCCTGAGCAGGATGTCGTGCTGCCATATGTTGGCAAGCACGTGGCAGAGCAGTCACTGAAGCAGGTCGAAGGTGGATGGACCTGGAAGTACGACCCGAACTTCTTTGGTCAGACTCCCGGCAAGTCGATGAGCGACATGCTGAATGCACTGAAGTGTCCAACCGTCTGCTTTCGTGCTGAGTTCGGCCTCGTCACTCCCCAGATGGCACAGGAGTTGCAGGGGCTCGTGGGTCACAAGATCCCGTTCGTCGAACTGCCCAAGGCCGGGCATCACCCGATGCTGGATCAGCCGCTGGCGTTGATCGCCGGTATATCGACAGCTCTTGAACTGTGGATTCGACCTCGAAGATGA